Proteins encoded by one window of Ruminococcaceae bacterium R-25:
- a CDS encoding threonine/homoserine efflux transporter RhtA, with amino-acid sequence MGKTKNYLGDILIIIAGLFWGSMGIFVRHLNDLGFTSIQVACLRLVTAGILFALILLIKDRKGFKINPKDIPLFLALGLVSILFFTCCYFTAIRLMTMSTAAILLYTSPIWVMVLAIIFLKEKITLQKIIALVLAFAGCVLVSGFGGKVTVVGVLVGLGSGLGYGLYSIFGTFALKKYSPYTVTCYTFLIAGFGSIFVANPPDLIAKISAVDNKLSLFGFVLLTAVVTAVIPFLLYTLGLNKTTAGRAAVLATVEPAAATLFGFFVMGETVGLVAIVGIILVFAAIAVLSLRKEKA; translated from the coding sequence ATGGGCAAGACAAAAAACTACTTAGGTGACATCCTCATAATAATCGCAGGACTTTTCTGGGGCAGCATGGGAATCTTCGTGCGCCACTTAAACGACCTCGGATTTACGTCCATTCAGGTAGCATGCTTAAGACTTGTCACGGCAGGAATCCTTTTCGCGCTCATACTGCTCATAAAAGACCGCAAAGGCTTTAAGATTAATCCTAAAGATATCCCGTTATTCTTAGCGCTCGGCCTTGTGAGCATCCTGTTCTTCACATGCTGTTACTTCACCGCGATCCGCTTGATGACAATGTCCACCGCGGCAATCCTTCTTTATACTTCGCCCATTTGGGTAATGGTCCTCGCGATAATCTTTCTTAAGGAAAAGATCACGCTGCAGAAGATCATCGCTCTGGTCCTCGCATTTGCAGGCTGCGTCCTCGTATCGGGCTTCGGCGGAAAAGTAACTGTAGTCGGCGTTCTCGTGGGTTTGGGTTCAGGTCTGGGCTACGGTCTTTACAGCATTTTCGGAACATTCGCACTGAAGAAATATTCGCCTTATACAGTCACCTGCTATACATTCCTGATCGCAGGTTTTGGATCGATATTCGTTGCAAATCCGCCCGATCTGATCGCGAAAATATCCGCCGTCGACAACAAACTCTCTTTGTTCGGATTTGTGCTTCTTACAGCTGTCGTAACCGCAGTCATCCCGTTCCTTCTCTACACGCTTGGCCTTAACAAGACTACCGCCGGAAGAGCAGCGGTTCTTGCGACCGTAGAGCCTGCGGCGGCAACGCTTTTCGGGTTCTTCGTAATGGGTGAAACAGTCGGACTCGTTGCGATAGTCGGAATCATCCTGGTTTTCGCTGCGATCGCAGTATTGAGCCTGCGCAAAGAAAAAGCTTAA
- a CDS encoding transcriptional regulator with XRE-family HTH domain, translating into MDKYVTGAVIRKLRENKKMTQEELAEKLFVSSKAVSKWETGQGFPDVSLIEPLAKALGISVIELLSGEDIKNINRASNMNRCKFYVCPVCGNVIEATGEAVVSCCGITLPPLEAEACDAEHQIKKETVEDEYYVTLDHPMTKEHYISFIAAVSDDGIQLKKLYPEGPCEARFRIRAVRKIYAFCNRHGLFLLKM; encoded by the coding sequence ATGGATAAATATGTAACCGGAGCAGTGATAAGAAAGCTCCGCGAGAATAAGAAAATGACGCAGGAAGAGCTTGCTGAGAAATTGTTTGTCAGCAGCAAGGCTGTGAGCAAATGGGAGACCGGTCAGGGCTTTCCCGATGTAAGTCTTATAGAGCCTTTGGCAAAGGCGCTGGGAATCTCTGTGATCGAGCTTTTATCGGGCGAAGACATTAAGAATATTAACCGCGCATCGAACATGAACAGATGCAAGTTTTATGTATGCCCTGTGTGTGGAAATGTGATAGAGGCAACAGGCGAAGCGGTAGTCAGCTGCTGCGGGATCACCCTGCCGCCCCTCGAAGCGGAAGCATGTGACGCGGAGCATCAGATTAAGAAAGAAACAGTTGAAGACGAGTACTATGTGACGCTGGACCACCCAATGACAAAGGAACATTACATATCATTTATCGCAGCAGTCTCAGACGACGGTATCCAGCTTAAAAAGCTCTATCCTGAAGGTCCCTGTGAAGCGAGATTCAGGATCAGGGCGGTAAGGAAGATATATGCTTTCTGCAACCGCCACGGGCTGTTTTTGCTTAAGATGTAA
- a CDS encoding VanZ like protein gives MRVIPYVYIAAVYTAIYLLVRAAVSIRNKRIDWKRERLHILMYINLLVIIYFTFSPLLLDPDAVFNCRINLIPFVYLLDYENEAHMIFNVFGNILMFVPTGIILPVLYKRLDNCFKVVGTGFLMSLAIEILQLPFADRTSDVDDLIMNTLGVAIGYVLYMIVHYARNLGKQKASLSGGSRA, from the coding sequence ATGAGAGTTATACCGTATGTTTACATAGCAGCGGTCTATACAGCTATATATCTGCTGGTCCGTGCCGCTGTCAGTATCCGCAATAAGAGGATCGACTGGAAGCGTGAGAGACTTCATATTCTGATGTACATAAATCTTCTTGTCATCATATATTTCACGTTCTCACCGCTGCTCCTTGATCCAGATGCGGTCTTCAACTGCAGGATCAATCTGATCCCGTTTGTGTATCTTTTGGATTACGAGAATGAGGCGCACATGATCTTTAATGTGTTCGGCAATATCCTGATGTTCGTTCCGACGGGAATCATACTGCCTGTGCTTTATAAGCGTCTGGATAATTGCTTCAAGGTTGTGGGAACAGGATTCCTTATGTCCTTGGCCATTGAGATACTTCAGCTGCCGTTTGCAGACAGGACATCTGATGTTGACGACCTCATCATGAACACATTAGGCGTAGCCATAGGTTATGTTCTTTACATGATCGTGCATTATGCAAGGAACCTGGGAAAACAGAAAGCAAGCCTTTCCGGGGGTTCCCGGGCCTGA
- a CDS encoding Mg2+-importing ATPase translates to MKRKENTERRNEVEKTLLELSALDQKDLFAKYETDEYGLDPVQAADRLEEYGRNIIDFGKEKNLAVRIKDAIINPFNIVLLVVAMITFATDVVLADEPSFATFIMLVAVIIISATISFIQEEKSNNAAKKLQGMITTKLDVIRNDVEIEVDIEELVPGDIVKLASGDMIPGDVRFIETKDLFIDQSQLTGESNPVEKFTTSDKNVGVTDLANIGFMGSNIVSGSAKAIILLTGGDTYFGSMAKSLNSYEEKSAFERNLDSVSKLLIRFMLITVPVIFIANFITKGRGGWLESLMFGITIAVGIMPEMLPVIMNSSLARGAINMSRKKTIVKRLGAIQTFGEMDVFCTDKTGTLTQDEIILEKYMDVLGREDKRILRHAFLNSYFQTGLKNLMDVAIINRADKEDLGYLKEAYVREDEIPFDFTRRRMSVVLKDKNGKRQLITKGAVEEILSICSFIEIDGEVKDITDELKANAKKIAEENNLEGIRVIAVAQKNNVHGVDVFGVQDESEMVLIGFVGFLDPPKESAGEAINALRKNGVRTIVLTGDSEGVAINICGRLGFSTEMSLTGAKIEAMTDDELKEACEKCDIFSKLSPYQKQRVVKMFQVNGHTVGYMGDGINDSLPLKQADIGISVDNAVDIAKEVADIILLEKDLMVLDEGVVEGRSTFANMSKYLKMSVSGNFGNMFSVLIASIFLPFLPMLPVHILVQNLLNDFAQLGMPFDHVESKYIEKPKKWDLGGIKGFMVSFGLLSTVLDVLCFLVLWFIFGYNNPEMAGYFQCGWFMFGVISQTMVIHTIRTPKLPFIGDRASIQLTLSTLAVIAVTLVIGFTGVSTLFDLPTMPLSYVLWLVILMVVYMVFAQIMKVIYINRHKDWY, encoded by the coding sequence ATGAAGAGAAAAGAGAACACAGAACGCCGCAATGAAGTGGAGAAGACACTTCTTGAATTAAGCGCATTGGATCAGAAGGACCTTTTCGCGAAGTATGAGACTGACGAATACGGTCTTGATCCTGTGCAGGCGGCAGACAGACTTGAAGAGTATGGCAGGAACATTATTGATTTCGGTAAGGAAAAGAACCTTGCCGTACGTATTAAGGACGCGATAATTAACCCTTTCAACATCGTGCTCCTCGTAGTTGCGATGATCACATTCGCGACAGATGTTGTGCTCGCGGATGAGCCTTCATTTGCGACATTCATAATGCTCGTAGCGGTAATCATTATCTCCGCGACGATCTCTTTTATTCAGGAAGAGAAATCCAACAACGCAGCCAAGAAACTGCAGGGCATGATCACCACCAAGCTCGATGTTATCCGTAACGATGTCGAGATCGAAGTCGATATCGAAGAGCTCGTTCCGGGCGATATCGTTAAGCTCGCATCAGGCGACATGATCCCCGGTGACGTAAGATTCATCGAGACAAAGGACCTCTTCATCGACCAGTCTCAGCTCACGGGTGAGAGCAACCCCGTAGAGAAGTTTACGACAAGCGATAAGAACGTCGGCGTCACAGACCTTGCAAATATCGGATTCATGGGATCCAACATCGTATCGGGAAGCGCCAAGGCAATTATCCTTTTGACAGGCGGAGATACATATTTCGGAAGCATGGCAAAGAGCCTCAACTCCTATGAGGAGAAGAGCGCATTCGAGCGAAACCTCGATTCCGTAAGCAAGCTCCTTATCCGCTTCATGCTTATAACAGTTCCGGTAATTTTCATTGCCAACTTTATCACCAAGGGCAGGGGAGGCTGGCTCGAATCCCTCATGTTCGGCATCACGATCGCTGTCGGAATCATGCCGGAGATGCTGCCTGTTATCATGAACTCCTCACTTGCAAGGGGCGCTATCAACATGTCCCGCAAGAAGACCATCGTTAAGCGCTTGGGCGCAATCCAGACCTTCGGTGAGATGGACGTCTTCTGTACCGATAAGACCGGTACGCTCACGCAGGACGAGATCATCCTCGAGAAATACATGGACGTTCTTGGCCGTGAGGACAAGCGTATCTTAAGACACGCATTCCTTAACAGCTATTTCCAGACCGGCCTTAAGAACCTCATGGATGTTGCCATCATCAACCGCGCAGACAAGGAAGACCTTGGCTACCTTAAGGAAGCTTATGTAAGAGAAGACGAGATCCCGTTCGACTTTACGCGCCGCAGAATGAGCGTTGTATTAAAGGACAAGAACGGCAAGCGTCAGCTCATCACAAAGGGTGCCGTTGAAGAGATCTTATCGATCTGCTCCTTCATCGAGATCGACGGTGAAGTTAAGGACATTACTGACGAGCTTAAGGCGAATGCGAAAAAGATCGCCGAAGAGAATAACCTTGAAGGCATCCGTGTTATCGCCGTAGCACAGAAGAATAACGTTCACGGCGTTGATGTTTTCGGTGTTCAGGACGAGAGCGAGATGGTACTCATCGGATTCGTAGGATTCCTGGATCCTCCGAAGGAATCTGCAGGCGAAGCCATCAACGCGTTAAGAAAGAACGGCGTTCGTACGATAGTACTTACAGGCGACTCCGAAGGCGTTGCCATCAACATCTGCGGCAGACTCGGCTTCTCAACTGAGATGTCTCTTACGGGTGCCAAGATCGAAGCAATGACTGACGACGAGCTCAAGGAAGCATGCGAAAAGTGCGACATCTTCTCCAAGCTCTCACCTTACCAGAAGCAGCGTGTAGTTAAGATGTTCCAGGTTAACGGACACACCGTAGGCTACATGGGTGACGGCATCAACGACAGCTTGCCCTTAAAGCAGGCAGATATTGGTATCTCCGTTGATAACGCTGTTGATATCGCGAAAGAGGTCGCTGACATTATCCTCCTCGAAAAGGATCTCATGGTATTGGACGAGGGCGTTGTCGAAGGCCGTTCCACTTTTGCGAACATGTCCAAGTACCTCAAGATGTCCGTTTCAGGCAACTTCGGAAACATGTTCTCGGTACTTATCGCGAGCATCTTCTTACCGTTCCTGCCGATGCTTCCTGTACATATCCTCGTGCAGAACCTCTTAAACGACTTCGCTCAGCTCGGTATGCCTTTCGACCACGTCGAATCCAAGTACATCGAGAAGCCAAAGAAATGGGACCTCGGCGGCATCAAGGGCTTCATGGTATCATTTGGCTTGTTGAGTACTGTCCTGGACGTTTTGTGCTTCCTCGTACTGTGGTTCATCTTCGGATACAACAACCCTGAGATGGCAGGCTATTTCCAGTGCGGCTGGTTCATGTTCGGCGTTATCTCACAGACGATGGTAATTCACACGATCAGAACACCGAAGCTCCCGTTCATCGGCGACAGGGCATCGATCCAGCTTACACTCTCGACACTTGCAGTCATTGCAGTTACGCTCGTCATCGGATTTACCGGTGTATCAACGCTTTTCGACCTTCCTACGATGCCTTTAAGCTACGTGCTCTGGCTCGTTATCCTCATGGTCGTTTACATGGTTTTCGCGCAGATCATGAAGGTCATCTACATCAATAGACACAAGGATTGGTATTGA
- a CDS encoding NitT/TauT family transport system ATP-binding protein — protein MIELKNVSKSFDDKKVLDSFSAVFEDGMYLLKGPSGIGKTTCIRLILGLLEPDEGEIKKPDNMRFSVCFQENRLFEKETVLTNILAVNDGVSVTDATSAILELLPADSPNKKAGELSGGMKRRLAVIRAMLHESECVILDEPLTGLDDEAREKTINFIKERLNGRLLIVTSHDERGLGDLEAVNIDS, from the coding sequence ATGATCGAACTTAAGAACGTCAGTAAATCATTTGATGACAAGAAGGTGCTGGATTCATTCAGCGCCGTTTTCGAAGACGGAATGTATCTTTTAAAGGGCCCTTCAGGCATCGGCAAAACGACCTGCATCCGCCTGATCTTAGGACTCCTTGAGCCTGATGAAGGCGAGATCAAAAAGCCTGATAATATGCGCTTTTCAGTGTGTTTCCAGGAGAACAGGCTTTTCGAGAAGGAGACAGTATTAACGAACATCTTAGCTGTAAATGATGGCGTATCGGTAACTGATGCGACATCCGCGATATTAGAGCTCCTCCCTGCCGACTCACCGAACAAGAAGGCCGGTGAATTATCCGGCGGCATGAAGAGGCGCCTCGCCGTTATAAGAGCGATGCTTCACGAATCAGAATGCGTAATACTTGATGAGCCTCTGACAGGCTTGGATGACGAAGCCAGAGAAAAAACCATCAACTTCATAAAGGAGCGCTTAAACGGCCGCCTTCTCATCGTCACGAGCCATGACGAAAGAGGCCTTGGTGACCTTGAAGCCGTAAATATCGATTCTTAA
- a CDS encoding NitT/TauT family transport system permease protein: MKNKKYIRTTLIVLIWLVIWQAASVVVNNNILLSGPVETFKALITLGSTSSFYLSVGMTVAKILLGFIIGMFSGVILAILSYKIGIVREFFSPFVSVVKSIPIVSFIIIALIWAGSSFVTIIVSAIISFPIFYKNILEGLLVTDQKMLELADVFQMKASKRFQYIYLPSVSSHVKSAISLAIGMAFRGGITAEVVGQPLRSIGNGLYRSKINLATSDMLAWTLVAVLSAFIIEKLISFIVKKVLK, translated from the coding sequence ATGAAGAACAAGAAGTACATCAGGACAACTTTGATCGTTTTGATCTGGCTTGTCATTTGGCAGGCAGCGTCTGTTGTTGTAAATAACAACATCCTCCTGTCAGGGCCGGTCGAAACGTTCAAAGCCCTGATTACTCTCGGTTCCACTTCATCTTTCTATCTTTCCGTCGGCATGACGGTCGCCAAGATCTTACTGGGTTTCATCATCGGTATGTTCTCAGGCGTAATACTCGCGATCCTGTCATATAAGATCGGCATCGTAAGAGAATTCTTTTCGCCCTTCGTTTCGGTCGTAAAATCGATCCCTATCGTAAGCTTCATAATCATTGCCCTTATCTGGGCCGGAAGCAGCTTCGTAACGATAATCGTATCGGCGATAATATCTTTTCCTATCTTCTACAAAAACATTCTTGAAGGCCTCCTGGTAACTGACCAAAAGATGCTCGAACTTGCAGATGTTTTCCAGATGAAGGCATCGAAAAGGTTCCAGTATATCTATCTGCCTTCGGTAAGTTCCCACGTTAAGAGCGCCATTTCACTTGCTATCGGAATGGCTTTTCGCGGAGGCATCACCGCAGAGGTAGTCGGACAGCCCTTAAGATCCATCGGCAACGGCCTTTACAGGTCGAAGATCAACCTCGCGACATCCGACATGCTCGCGTGGACCTTAGTTGCCGTATTAAGCGCATTCATCATCGAAAAGCTCATCTCGTTCATAGTAAAGAAGGTGCTCAAATGA
- a CDS encoding NitT/TauT family transport system substrate-binding protein, whose translation MKNKIIASILTAVLSLGMLAGCAQNKTKDDTVIRVGSLKGPTTIGLVNLMDEAAQGKSEGKYEFTMSAAPDEIAAKVVSGDLDIALIPANLASVLYNKTNGGISVIDINTAGVLYCVTGNKGITCVKDLKGQKVITTGQGATPEYSLRYLLSKNGITDEDIEIEFKSESTEVAAVLAEDPNQIAVLPQPFVTVACAKNKNLNVAFSLDDEWAAVSDGGSMVTGVTIVRNEFLEAHRDAVVQFIMEHEFSTYAVDTDLKKTAKLVVAKEIIADEDLAKKAIPECGVTCITGQSMKTTLSAYLEVLYKADPKSIGGKLPPKEFYFYKPDNSDTEITTKAT comes from the coding sequence ATGAAAAATAAGATTATCGCATCAATTCTTACTGCAGTTCTCTCTTTGGGAATGCTCGCAGGATGCGCACAGAATAAAACAAAAGATGATACAGTCATCAGAGTAGGCTCTCTTAAAGGACCTACAACTATAGGTCTTGTAAACCTCATGGACGAAGCAGCCCAGGGCAAGTCTGAAGGAAAGTATGAATTCACGATGTCAGCAGCACCTGATGAGATCGCTGCCAAGGTCGTATCAGGAGACCTCGACATTGCTCTTATCCCTGCTAACCTCGCATCCGTTCTCTACAACAAGACGAACGGCGGAATAAGCGTTATCGACATCAACACAGCAGGCGTTCTTTACTGCGTAACAGGCAATAAGGGAATCACATGCGTAAAGGATCTTAAGGGTCAGAAAGTCATTACAACAGGCCAGGGCGCTACACCTGAATACTCATTGAGATATCTCCTCTCCAAGAACGGAATCACAGATGAGGATATCGAGATCGAGTTCAAGTCTGAATCTACTGAGGTCGCAGCAGTTCTCGCTGAAGATCCCAACCAGATTGCAGTACTTCCCCAGCCTTTCGTAACAGTTGCTTGCGCGAAAAACAAGAATCTTAACGTTGCTTTCTCCCTCGATGACGAGTGGGCAGCAGTATCTGACGGCGGCTCCATGGTTACAGGCGTTACCATCGTAAGAAACGAGTTCCTTGAAGCTCACAGAGACGCTGTAGTCCAGTTCATCATGGAACACGAATTCAGCACATATGCTGTTGATACTGACCTCAAGAAGACTGCAAAGCTTGTCGTTGCAAAAGAGATCATCGCTGATGAGGATCTCGCAAAGAAGGCTATCCCCGAGTGCGGTGTTACCTGCATCACAGGCCAGTCAATGAAGACCACACTCTCCGCTTATCTCGAAGTCCTCTATAAGGCTGATCCGAAATCAATCGGCGGCAAACTCCCTCCGAAGGAATTCTATTTCTACAAGCCCGATAATTCGGACACTGAGATCACTACAAAAGCGACTTAA
- a CDS encoding small conductance mechanosensitive channel, producing the protein MFGNVFDNFDIKSLFDTTTTLGQIVELVIYAVIAAVATTVILLIYGKFVKNRLKAKNNLTIRFTQNIIRVAIILIAVIWVLVSSTATTDIGKVLFQGTAILGAVFGLAAQPVLGDFFSGIAITLNRPFEIGDWIELENGTAGVVADITPRHVVLRSLGTVEIIVPNSKINALMIKDTSFKKLRSTKMEFNVAYGTDVDKASEIIKNAVTASELTVPAKDEDYGPVFFEAFADSSLVLTMVVYYKQSTSGLEVKTDVNKRVNDAFNEAGIEIPFNYVNVVMQGKD; encoded by the coding sequence ATGTTTGGAAACGTATTTGATAATTTCGATATAAAATCACTTTTCGATACCACCACTACGCTCGGCCAGATCGTTGAGCTCGTCATATATGCCGTAATCGCTGCAGTGGCTACCACGGTGATCCTTCTTATCTACGGCAAGTTCGTAAAGAACAGGCTCAAGGCCAAGAACAATCTTACGATCCGATTCACACAGAACATCATCAGGGTTGCTATAATCCTCATCGCCGTTATCTGGGTCCTCGTAAGCTCGACAGCAACTACCGATATCGGTAAAGTCCTCTTCCAGGGAACTGCAATACTCGGTGCTGTTTTCGGTCTCGCTGCCCAGCCTGTATTGGGCGACTTCTTCAGCGGCATCGCCATCACTTTGAACAGACCTTTTGAGATCGGCGACTGGATCGAACTCGAAAACGGCACGGCAGGCGTAGTTGCTGATATTACACCCAGACATGTAGTCTTAAGAAGCCTTGGCACAGTTGAGATCATTGTCCCCAACAGCAAGATCAATGCGCTCATGATCAAGGACACGAGCTTCAAGAAATTAAGATCAACAAAGATGGAATTCAACGTTGCTTACGGCACCGATGTCGATAAAGCATCCGAGATCATCAAGAATGCGGTCACTGCTTCCGAACTTACTGTTCCTGCAAAAGATGAAGATTACGGTCCTGTATTCTTTGAAGCTTTTGCTGACAGCAGCCTCGTTCTCACAATGGTCGTTTACTACAAGCAGAGTACGTCAGGCCTTGAAGTTAAGACCGACGTCAACAAGCGCGTCAACGACGCATTCAATGAAGCCGGCATCGAGATTCCGTTCAACTACGTCAATGTTGTTATGCAGGGTAAGGATTAA